TGCTTTTCGATAGCCTTTAATCCTCTGTCAACCAAAGCAGTATTATCGAATCCTAATGGATTAGAAGCTCTTTCTCTTGCACCTGTATTTGTGGTCATGATCAGAATCACTTGTTTGAAATCTGCTTTTCTACCGTTATTATCAGTTAGAGTTGCGTGGTCCATGATCTGCAAAAGGATATTATAAATATCTTCATGAGCTTTCTCGATCTCATCCAATAGAAGAACACAATGTGGAGTGCGAACGATCGCATCCGTCAATTGGCCTCCCTGCTCGAAACCCACGTAACCAGGAGGAGAGCCGATCAGTCTGGAAACTGTATGTTTCTCCATATATTCGCTCATATCAAATCTGATAAATTCCACTCCCAGGATAGCCGCGAGTTGTTTGGACAATTCGGTTTTTCCTACACCCGTAGGGCCTGCAAACAAGAAGGAACCCACAGGTTTTCCCGGCTCGGATAATCCACTTCTGGAAAGTCGGATTGCTTGTACCAGTTCTATTACTGCCTGGTCCTGGCCGTAAATTTTACGTTTTAATTCTTCGTCTAGGTTTTTGAGTTTCTCTCTATCGTCCGCCTTAACCGTGCGTGGAGGAATTTTAGAAATTTTTGCTACAAGTTCCTCTATCTCTTTTACGCTCACGATTTTTGACTTAGAACTTTCTCTCAGTTTTACTTTTGCGCCCGCTTCGTCTATGAGATCGATTGCCTTGTCGGGAAGTTTACGATCTAAGATATAACGTTCTGCGAGTTTTGCCGCTTCTTCTACCGCCCCCGAAGAATATTTTACGGAGTGAAATTGTTCGTATTTAGGAAGAAGTCCTTTTAAAATCTGGATGGTCTCTTCTACACTCGGCTCGTTTACTTCTAATTTTTGGAATCTTCTAGACAAAGCATGATCTTTTTCGAAGATCGCTTTATATTCCTTATATGTTGTAGTTCCAATACAACGAAGCTCTCCGTTAGAAAGTGCAGGTTTCAAAAGGTTAGAAGCATCCAAGGACCCACCAGAAACTGCACCGGCACCTATGATGGTATGGATCTCATCCACAAATAGTACATTATCCGGGTCGGAAGAAATTGCCTGAACAACATTCTTCAGTCTTTCTTCGAATTCTCCTCGGAACTTGGTTCCCGCAAGAAGAAGTCCCATATCCAAGGAATATACTTTCGTATTCTTTAATACATCCGGAACCTTTCCGTTTACGATCTGAAGAGCAAGTCCCTCTACGATTGCGGTTTTTCCGACTCCTGCATCTCCTACGAAGATTGGATTATTCTTTCTTCTTCTTGCAAGAATATGGATCGTTCTTTCAATCTCTTCTGCTCTTCCAACCAAAGGATCTAATTTTCCTAGGCTTGCTTTTTCAGTCAGATTCACACAGAAATCGGATAAAGGGTCCCCACTTTGTTTTTTGGAAGATTCGTCGGTAGAATTTCCTTCACCCACCTTCTCTCCTGATTTTTTGATCCCATGAGAAATATAACGTACCACATCGAAGCGGGAAATATCCTGTCTTCCTAAGAAAAAGACTGCATGAGATTGATCTTCTCTAAACAAGGAGGCGAGTACATAACCACCGTCCAATTTTTTCTTTTCGGTGGACTGAACATGAAATGCGGCTAATTGAAGGACTCTTTGTGCACCTATCGTATATTCAGGTTCGATCTCTCCGAATGTTTCAGGAACCGACTCCATTTCAGTATCTAAATATTCTTTTAACTCAGAACGTAACTGGTCTAGATCTGCTCCGCAGGCAAGAAGCACTTCTGCCCCGACTGGATCGTAAGTTAAGGAAAGAAGGATATGCTCAAGAGTGATATATTCATTTCTTCTTTTGAGGGCTTCTGTTCTTGCTTGGTTAAGAGATTTTTCCAGTTCTTCGGATAAGGTCATGATTCTTCCCCCTCTTCTATTTCCATCTGGCAATGCAAAGGATGTCCATGTTCCTCTGCGAGCATATGAGTTTCGTTCACTTTTGTTCTGGCAACGTCATGAGAATAGACTCCACAAAGAGCCTTTCCGGTCGTATGTGCCTGTAGCATAATTTGCTCGCTCTCGACCTGGGTTCTATAAAATACAACTCTTAAGATCCAAACCACAAATTCCATCGGAGTATAATCATCGTTCAAGATCACTACTCTGTATTTAGCTGGTTTTTTAAGTTTCAGTTTCTCTTTGGTGAGAACCTGTTCTTCGGTCTTTAAATCACTCATTGTTCTTCGGATTCTCCCCGTAGGGCCTCGTCCTTCAATGGAGAAGAAAGATTGGTTTCCTTTATCATTTCTTGCATATGCATTCTTTCGCTTTCTAAAAAACGTTCAATCGCATTTCGAGCCTGGTCATGGAAAATGAAATGAGAACTATAAGTAGGAACGGCGGGAAATCCTCTTAAAAACTTCTGTTCTCCCTGAGCGCCTGCTTCAAAAATTTCAAAACCATTCTTGATCGCATATTCAATAGGAGCATAATAACAACATTCAAAATGTAAAAAAGGATAATGTGAAGAAGATCCCCAATATCTACCGTACAATTTCTTTCCTTTTTTCAGATTGAATGTGCCGCCTATCGTGTCTCCGTCCTTCTCAGCTAAAAATAATACCAGATTTTGGGAAAATTTCTCCAAAATGATTTTAAAAAATTTACGATTTAAATAAGGAGATCCCCATTTTCTGGAATAGGTCTCCGTATAAAAAGTATAGATGGAATCCATATCTTTTTCGGAAATTTCCTTATCTTCTTTACATAAAATCTTGATCCCTGATTCTTTAATGGTCTCTCTTTCTTTTTTGATCTGTATCCTTTTCTTAGATCTAAAATCTCCTAAAAAATTTTCAAAACCTGTATAACCTCTATTCTTCCAATGGAATTGGTGAGTGATCCGAGTGGCAAATCCCCTTTTTTCCAAGGCCTTAGCTTCTTCTTCCTCTAAAAAAAGAAAATGGATGCCCGAGAGTCCTTCTGCTTTCGCGTTTTCTAATAGAGGTGGAAGTAGGAGATCCAACGCTTCTTCTGCAGATACATTATTTCTTCTTAAAATTTTCTTACCGTTCACAGGAGTGAATGGATAAGCAACAAGACCTTTAGGATAATAAGAAAGTCCGTTCTGAGAGAAAAAATTTGCCCAAGAATGATCGAAAATATACTCACCGTAAGAATCATACTTATGATAAAAAGGAAGAGAAGAATGTATTCCCTTCTCGTCTTCCGCTATCCAATACTCAGGATGCCAACTGGTCCTTCCGCCTACACAGGAAGAAAGTTCTAGAGAATATAAAAACTCATGATTCGAAAAAGGATTTTCTGGATCTCCTAAAAGATTCCATTCCTCCGCAGAAATTTCATTTAGAGAGGATATCCTGGAGATCTGCGTTTTATTGGGCATTTTCTATTTCTTGGACGTCTTGGAGCCTTCTATCGTTCTCTCAGACTCCGAAAAAAATCGTTTCAACTTTTCCAGAGAACGATGGACGATCACTTTTACGTTCGATTCTGAAAGACCAGTGGTTTCGGAAATCTCTCTAACGGATTTTCCCTCCAGTTTTGCCATGGTCAGGATCTTTCTTTGTCTGGGTTCTAAGACGTTTAGCCAGGATTCCAGTCCTTGTTGGACTTCCCACCGATCCTCTATCGAAATTTTTTCCTCCTGGGCAAAACCTTCCATTTCCGTGGAAACCATTCTGTCTCTGGTCCCCTTCCTGCGGATATAGTCTATGGTCTTGTATCTGGCGATGGAGAAAAACCAAGGCGCAAAGGGTTTATCCCTTCTATAAGTAGCCCTGGCCTTATGGATACCGATCAAAATATCCTGAATCAGATCCTCTCTATCTTCCTTGTCACGAACCTTGGAGCTTAAATGATTGTTTAAAATTTCCCTGCATTTGGAAAGTAGGAGTTCATATTCCTTGGAATCTCCTTCCTGGGACATGCGCATTCTTTCCGAAAGAATTTGCCAGATATCTTGCTTTTCCGCCATGTAACCTTATGCAGTTTGACTCGAATAGATTAATGAGTCGTATAAAGAAAGCTATTGGACTGGATTTTTTAAGGATGTCCAATCTTTCTTACACCTATGCGGAAAATCTAAACCAGGAGGAAGTATGTCAAATTCAGAATCGGATAAGACCAAAAAACTGATCCAAACATTAAGTTCCGACCTGGAAAAAGGGAGTCTGAACATTTATACCCTTTTTCTCTCCTGTTTGGGCTTAGTAGTTTTGGCAGTAATCCTGGGTTGGACCGCTTCTAATCTAACTGGCAGGGTGAATGCATTTCCAGGTTGGGGACCTGAGCCAATATTGCTATTAGTCTGGGGAATTTTCTCCGCTTATCTTTTCTGTAAACTTGCCTTTCCTGAGGAAACTTCTAGTTGGATCTTTTGGGCGGCAGGTGTTTCCCTATTCGCTTGGATCGTACTAGTACTAAGTCGGTTATTTACGGAAGAAGTTCCTACCCATATTCATCTAGGTCTCTGTCCTGCAATTATTATGAGCACTTCGATTCTATTGGGAGGAGGTGCTTGGTTTCTTTTAAAAAATACGGCGAGTTCCCGTCCGGGGCTTTCCGGATTTCTATTCTTAAATCTTTTATTAGCAAGTTCCAATTTATGCCTGAAGTTCGTATGCTCCGTTCAAGATCCTTCCCATATTTTGATCTCTCACCTTGCATTCACTTTGGTTTGGATCGGGGTTTTATATATTCCGATCCGAAAAAAATTCAGTTGGTAGGTTTTAGTCTAAAAACTCCCAAGCGGTCCTGAGTTCTCCGGCCAATTCTACCGTTTCGAGTAAGTCTTTAAAAAATTCGTTCTGTCCAAGGGTGGAACCGTCGCCTACCATCACTAAAAGTTTTTTGGCTCTAGTCATTCCCACATTCCATCTTCTGGTCTCGGCCAAAAATCCGATCTGACCTTCCGGATTGGAACGGACCAAACTAAAAATCACTGCATCAGATTCTCTTCCTTGGAAAGAATCTACAGTCTCTACTTCTAACAGAGAAGAATGCTCCGGGATAATTTCCTCTAATTTTCGTTTTAGTAGATATCTTTGGTATCTATAGGGAGAAAGTAAGATCAGATTTTTAGGATCCCATCCGGAATCCAAAATTCTTTTTACGATGTTCACTGTAAATTCTGCTTCCCAAGGATTTCCCAAACTTCCTTCCGAATTTTCTTCCGCGCTATCCGTTCCGGAACTATCCAAAAATACCAAACTAGAACCGAACGGTTCTCCAGAATCAAAGGGAATTTTTTCTCTAAGGTTTTGTTCTAGTCCTGACTTCAATCGATCCCCGTAAAACTTACGGTTCGGAAATGTCTGGATCGGATCGGTCATCCTATACTGAGTGTCCAATAGAAATATTCTTTCTTTGTCTTGGAAAACAGGAAGAAGCCTCTCCATTAAGGAAACCTTAAGTAATGGATCCTCGGAAATCACAGTAGGAGGAAGCTGGAATGGATCTCCTGCAATTACAAATCTTTCTGCTTTTAAAATAGGGATCCAGGAAGAAGGTTCTATAGCCTGGCTGCCCTCGTCTAGGATCGCATAATCGAAATCTAAATTATGAAGTTGGTAAGAAGAAGCTCCGGTATGTGTACATACGATTACCGGATGGGACTCCAACAGATACCGGATCAGGACCTTCTGTCTTTCTTTAATACTTTTTCGAAGTGCGTCTGCTTCTTTATAAAGACTTCTTCTTTCTTCCGCTTCTTGTTTGCCGAAACTTCTTTTGTATTTGCGGGCCTTCTTCAATAACTCTTGGACTTCTTTCCTGTCCCTTTCTATTAGCTTCGCTTCCGGAGAATGATTTAATTTCATCTCCAAAGAATTTTGAATAATATCGGGATGCATTCGAGCGGGATGACCAATCCTTAAAACCGGGACCTTCAACTTCTCCAAGGATTCCACGAGTAGATCGGAAGCGGAATTTGTAGGGGCAGAAGCAAGAATCCTTTTCCCATCGGAAGCCAAGAGTCGGATTGCTTCTACGATCGTTTTGGTCTTACCGGTTCCGGGAGGACCGTGGACTAAAATAAAATCTTCCGTTTGTAAAATTGCGGAAACCGCTCTCTTTTGGGAATCATTCAGAGTATCCGGAAGATTGGGAAGAGGTTTAAAATTCGGTTTAGATACTTCTAATTGATTGGAAAATAGATCCGCAAAGTATTTTTCCCTAGAACCTTTTTTAGCAGAAATGACTTTTTCAAGTGCACGGTCCCACTCTTTAAAACTTGTCTCGTCCGGAAGGATCTCCAGCGCAAGTTTACCCTCTTCTACCCAGTCCGGGACTTCTTCCATATACACCAGGTACGAATCCTCTTGAGCTTTCAGTAGAACCGAGATATATTCTTCTGATTCTTTTACGATACGTACAGGCGTGCCTGGTCTGAATAGTTCCGGAATATTTTTGGACTTTGTGGATTTAAGTAAAACTTTCCAATTCCCGTCGGCACCGAGTTCTGCGTCTTCGAATACTAAAGGAAATACGGTGAATCCATCTTGGACTCTTTTGTTCAGATCAGAAGAAGAAATCTCTTCCTTATACTTATCAAGCTCCGCCTTTCTTTCTTTTTTTAAAGATTCACGTAAGGCGGAATAATAAGATTCTTCCATTCCAATTAGAGTCGGTCAGGAGAAAGTACTACGATCTTATAGCTGGGAGTTTTTTGATCTTCTCTAGTAGGAAGACTTTCCGCATAATGAATTGCGGAAGCAAGTGTGGTCCCGGTAGTCAGTCCTGCAAAAATCCCTTCTTTTTGGTAAAGTTCCGATTGGTACCGAAGTGCCTCGTCTCGATCCACTCCAATGTACTGGTCAGTCACTTTTGGATCGAAGGACTCAGGAAGTCTGATCCCTGAATCTCCCTGTACCATTTTGCGAATGAAGCGGGAATTTTTACTCACTCCCATAATGACTCTTAGAGAAGGTTTTTTACTTTTTAAATATCTTCCTACACCGGAAAGAGTTCCGCCAGATCCTCCTCCCGCAACAAATGCATCTACATTCCCAGCAAGATCTCTCCAGATCTCAGGCCCAGTAAATAAGAAATGTGCATTCGTATTTGCCATGTCCTTGAATTCATTCAAGATCACGCTATTTTTCTCTTTATCTTTGGCTGCCTTTGCAGTTTCTAAAAGAGAATCGTCCCAGTTACCTTTTGCAAGCTGGACCACTTCTACCAATGCACCGTAGGATTTTAATTCTTTGATCTTTTCCTGATCCGTATCGGGAGCCAAAAATACCTTGAACTTGTATTGGCGAAGAGTAGAGATCCAGGCTAAAGAAATTGCAGTAGTATTATACCCCGCTTGGAAAATAGAACCGCCTGGTTTTAGCTCTCCTCTTCTTTCTGCGGCAAGCACCATAGAAAGTGCAGTCCTATCTTTTACACTTCCGGTAGGATTGCAGAATTCTGCCTTGAGATAAATTTCTACATTCGGGATATGAGAACCGATTTGGTTGAGTCGAATCAGAGGAGTGTTTCCGATCATTTGGAGAACATTCTCCTTGATCGGCTTTGCTACACTAAGTTCCCGTCCAAATGTGTTTTGGACAGTATTCAAAGCCCCAAGAAGGCTATTGCCGAATTCATCGATGGAACGGGAAATTTCGTCGAACATAGTCTTCTAGGGTCCTGTGATCTATTTAGAAAATTACTTATGAGAAGCGTACAACCAAGGAACGTCTTTTCGATTTTTCTCTTCGTAAGTAGAGATCTCTGCTGCATGCTGCAAAGTTAAACCGATATCGTCCAAACCGTTGAACAAACAATACTTACGGAAAGAGTCCACTTCGAAACTGTATACGTTTCCGGAAGGACTGATCACATTCTGTTTGTCCAGATCGATCTTAATTTTAGCTCCCGGAGTCTTATCCACGATCTTGAAAATTTCGTCCACTTCTTCCGGCTTTAATACGACCGGAAGCATACCATTTTTGAAGCAGTTATTATAAAAAATATCCGCGTAAGAAGGAGCAATAATCGCTCTAAATCCGTAATCTTCCAATGCCCAAGGAGCATGCTCTCTGGAAGAACCACATCCGAAATTGTCTCTGGTGACAAGGATAGAAGCTCCCTTGTATCTATCAAAATTGAGAGAAAACTCAGGATTTGGTTTGGTTCCCTCATCGTCCAGGTATCTCCAATCGTGGAATAGATGAACACCGAAACCGGTACGTTCAATCTTTTTCAAAAATTGTTTCGGGATGATAGCGTCCGTATCTATATTAGGGCGATCAATTAAGACCGCTAAACCTTCGTGTTGAGTAAAAGCTTTCATATAAATCCAGGTTCCTTTATTTCCAGTTGCGAATATCTACAAAATGTCCTTCGACCGCAGCTGCAGCAGCCATAGCAGGACCGACTAGATGAGTTCTTCCACCTTTTCCTTGCCTTCCTTCGAAGTTACGATTGGAAGTGGAAGCACATCTGTCTCCAGGTTGTAAAACGTCGTCATTCATAGCAAGACACATGGAACAACCTGGTTGTCTCCACTCGAAGCCTGCTTCTATAAAAATTTTATCCAGTCCTTCTGCTTCCGCTTGGCGTTTCACTCTTCCGGAACCAGGGACTACGATAGCCTGAACCTTATCGGAAACCTTCTTACCTTTTACGGTTGTAGCAGCCACTCTCAAGTCTTCTATCCTGGAGTTTGTGCAAGAACCGATGAAAACCTTATTAACAAAGACATCTTGCATCTTTTGTCCAGGTTTCAGGTCCATATATTTAAGTGCATTTTCGATACTGATCTTTTCTACAGCGTCAGGAGCGTCTTTTGGATCAGGAACGATTCCTGTCACAGGAACAACTTGTCCAGGAGAAGTTCCCCAGGTCACTTGAGGAGCGATCTCTTCTGCTTTTAATACGATACTAGTATCAAATTTTGCTCCATCGTCTGTAACATAACGTTTCCATTTTTGGACGGCCAGATCCCATTCTGCACCTTTAGGTGCGAAATCTTTTCCTTTCAGATAATCAAAAGTGGTTTGGTCCGGAGCGATCAGTCCTGCTCTTGCTCCCGCCTCGATAGACATATTACAAACAGTCATACGAGCTTCCATACTTAAGGAAGAAATTGCGGAACCTCTATATTCGATTACGTATCCTGTTGCTCCACCGGTACCGATTTTTCCGATGATCGCTAGAACGATATCTTTAGCGGTTACATGAGGAGAAAGTTGACCATCTACTCTGATCTCCATTGTTTTTGCTCTTCTTTGCATAAGAGTCTGAGTAGCAAGCACATGCTCTACTTCGGACGTTCCGATTCCGAAAGCTAAAGCACCGAATGCACCGTGAGTAGAAGTATGAGAGTCTCCACAAACGATCGTCATACCTGGATGAGTGAGTCCCATCTCAGGAGCGATCACATGAATGATACCTTGATCCGGATGATTTAGGTCATAAAGAGTAATTCCGTTCTCATTACAATTCTTGATAAGAGTTTTCATCTGGTTCGCAGAGATCGGATCAGCTAATTCCAGGTCACGAATCCGAGTGGAAACGTTATGGTCCATGGTAGCAAAAGTAGCTTCTGGACGTCTTACCTTTCTTGCGGCCATACGAATACCGTCAAAAGCCTGGGGACTCGTTACCTCATGGATCAGATGGCGGTCTATATAAATAAGATAGGACCCTCCGTCCATTTCACTGACCAGATGGTCTTCCCAGATTTTTTCGAACATCGTTTTCATGGTTTGCAGATCCCCCAGGGGGTAATTCAAGAGTAAAGATTAGACTTCCTTGAGGAAGCTCTCTTCCATGCTAAAAATCAGGGGTTTTTCGTAAAGAAGGTTCCGGGAAGAAGGCCCCGAATCTATCATTTGCCTCGGAAAACTAGCAAAGCTTTACCGATTCCTATCTCGTCAAAATCGTATAAGATCCTGGGTCTCAGAATTTTTTTACCGTTCAAGAAGGTCCCGGACTCGGAGACCAGATCATATAGAATATACCGGTTACGTACTTTTCTGATCCTAGCATGATTTTTACTGACAGATTGTTCGTATAAGACTAGATCACAAAGGTCGGAATTTCCAATATTTGTCTCCGCTCTTGCAAGAGAGTATTGTTTACCAGGATTTCTTCCTTCTTTAAAAACAAGGGTAGCCTTTTCATAAGATTCACCTTGTTCGAATTCTTTTAAAGCGACCGGGGCTGCCCTTTCCGTTTCGATTCGATCTTCTTCGGAGTAAACAAGTTGGTATTGGTTGCCGTACATTTTACGGTAAGCATCTTGTTCGAATTCAATCGTATGAAGTCTCTCTTCCGCACTCACAGTTCCCTCTGGAATCTGCTTTTTTCCTTTTTTCAGGACTACGATAAGAGCAACCAAAGTAAGAACTAATAAGAATGTAAAACTTGGAAGAAAGATAGAAGGATGTAATAAGAAAACTGCCAGTCTAGTTTGGAATGGAAGATCATAGGAAAAGCTCAGTCGTCTGGAATTTTTAGTTTCCAGTTCCACTTCCAAATTACCGCTTCCCTGGAACTGCCATTCGTCTTGGAAAGGAGATTCGTAAACCAAAGACCAGGGTTCTTTTCTGAAATAATCCAGGTCCCCGAAAGCTTGCGTCCTAAAATCAGGACTCATCAAAGAGTAGAATGTTCCACCATATCTTTTGGCCAAAAATTTTCCACCATTGGAAGGAAATGAAAGAACATTGATAGGAATATTCGGAGTGTATTCCCCATTCTGAGCCTCGTTGGATGGGATGAGATCCTGATCATAAAAAATGGTCAGAATATAATCAGTTTCTTTCAAATGAGGAGAGATCTTTTGAAAAACATAATCCAGATTTGCAGAAGTATTCCTGTTGGACTTCCCACCAGGAACCTTAGCTTCTTTCAAAGCATCCGATTTACTTAAGTCGTCTTTGGAGAAGAATACGTCGTCCGTAAAAAATACGAAGCTGAAACGATCTGCAGAATCCGCTCTTTCAACAATTGTTTTTAAGATCTCTGTGGCTTGCACATTATGATCGAATGAATTTGTCATCTGTGTGATCAGATAAATATGAACTGGCCTTGTGCCTTCCGGTCTATGGATCTTAAGAGGACCTACTCTTCTAGAGCGATTTTCTTTTTGTTCTGAAACAGTAAGAATCTCCTGATCTAAGGATACACCTTTACTAGCTCTCAGCTTTAATTCCACTTTAGGATATCTGGAAATATCATATTCTTCCAGATGGATACTTTCTGCACCGACGAACGACGGATAAACGTTAGCCGCTAAGATCAGAAAGTAAACGAAGAAGGACCGGATCATAAGATTTTGCAATTTAAGCGGGATTTTCATCCAAAGTAAACAGTTTTCTGGAATACTCCAAATGTGGCTCCCAAGACCCGCCTTGGTTTCTTAGGGTCTCGAGTTTTTCTCCACTTCTCATCACAGTTATAGTATCGGCCAGGTCCCTAGCAGAACTAAGATCATGGCTGATAAATAGAAGCCCTGCTCCCATATCTTTTACCCTGGTTCGCAAAAGTTCCAGAATTGCCTTTCCTGTATTCGGATCCAGAGCGGATGTGGGCTCGTCTGCGAGGATAAGTTCCGCACCTGAATACACCGAAAGTAGTATTAAAATTCTTTGTCTTTCTCCGCCAGAAAGTTGATGAGGCCTCGCCTTCCATGCGGCCGCCGGATCGGAAAGTCCGAATTCTTTTAATAAACGGATACAAGTTTCTTCGTTTGCAAACTCAGGTTGTATGATCGAAAAATATTCCAGGATCTGAGATCCGACACTCAAGAATGGATGAAGTCCGATCGCTGCAGTTTGCGGAATCAAACTGATCCGTTTTCCTCGCCAATTTTTCCATAGAGAAAAATCTCCGCTCGGTATATTTTCGGAGAATATTGAAAATTTTTCCCAGGACACGGAGGCTTCTTCATTTGGAAGTCCTAGAACCGTATTTGCAAATGTGGATTTTCCGCTTCCGGATTCTCCTACCAATGCATGTATTTCCTTTTTAAAAAGTTGCAGATTGAAGTTTTTAAGAATATGAGAAGACCCGATTTTTACATTCAGATCTTGTATAGAAAGAATGGGTTCTGAAGAAGTCCTCTCCAAGTTTTATCCTAACTGAAAGAGTTCGTATTCCACGATGGAACAAAGAATATGACCGATCAGAATATGGGATTCCTGGATACGCGCTGTCTCTTTTCTGGGAATGATCAAATCCAAGTCCGCCATTCCTTTCATTTTTCCACCGTCTCCTCCTAAGAAAGAGATCGTTTTCATCCCTATCTCTTTGGCGGATTCCAAGGCAGCGATCACGTTTTTGGAATTCCCACTAGTGGAAAGTCCAACGAGCAGATCTCCCGGTTTTCCGAATGCTTCTACCTGACGGGAAAATACGAATTCATATCCGTAATCGTTGGAGCAAGCTGTGAGCACCGCTGAATCGGCGGACAATGATAAAGCAGGAAGCGCTCTTCTTTCATTTCCTGATTTGTAACGAACCACAAGTTCTGCAGCTATATGAGAAGCATCGCAGGACGAACCGCCATTCCCGCAAAAAAGGATCGTATTCCCTTTTTTTAATACTTCGGAAGCAATTTTTCCTGCCTCTTCAATCTCCGGAAGAAGTGTATCCAATACTGCTTTTTTGGTCTCTATCGAGTCCTGTATCTGTTTGGATGCGATTTCTTTTAAGTTCATTCTCATTTATCCTTTTTAGACCGAATTTTGGAAAGTACCGACTCGAATTCCTTTTTGGCGGAATCAAATTCATACAGTGTCAAATTTTCGGAATGCGGAGAATTCCTGTTCCCGCTCACATTTAAAAAATACAATTCTTTAGAAACGATCTGTTTTACTCTTTCAGAAGAATTTGCCTGAAAAATATCTTCGAATTCTTTTCCTAAAAATATCAATAATACTGCGATCGTGCTGGGCCTGAGATTGATCAATATCTGTTGCTTCCAGATCGGATCCCAATTCAAAATTTCTTTCCAAGATTCAGAAGAACGTTTTAAGTCCGGCTCCTCTTGCAGAACCGCCCAAGATTCCTCGTCCCAATTCG
This genomic window from Leptospira neocaledonica contains:
- the clpA gene encoding ATP-dependent Clp protease ATP-binding subunit ClpA — translated: MTLSEELEKSLNQARTEALKRRNEYITLEHILLSLTYDPVGAEVLLACGADLDQLRSELKEYLDTEMESVPETFGEIEPEYTIGAQRVLQLAAFHVQSTEKKKLDGGYVLASLFREDQSHAVFFLGRQDISRFDVVRYISHGIKKSGEKVGEGNSTDESSKKQSGDPLSDFCVNLTEKASLGKLDPLVGRAEEIERTIHILARRRKNNPIFVGDAGVGKTAIVEGLALQIVNGKVPDVLKNTKVYSLDMGLLLAGTKFRGEFEERLKNVVQAISSDPDNVLFVDEIHTIIGAGAVSGGSLDASNLLKPALSNGELRCIGTTTYKEYKAIFEKDHALSRRFQKLEVNEPSVEETIQILKGLLPKYEQFHSVKYSSGAVEEAAKLAERYILDRKLPDKAIDLIDEAGAKVKLRESSKSKIVSVKEIEELVAKISKIPPRTVKADDREKLKNLDEELKRKIYGQDQAVIELVQAIRLSRSGLSEPGKPVGSFLFAGPTGVGKTELSKQLAAILGVEFIRFDMSEYMEKHTVSRLIGSPPGYVGFEQGGQLTDAIVRTPHCVLLLDEIEKAHEDIYNILLQIMDHATLTDNNGRKADFKQVILIMTTNTGARERASNPLGFDNTALVDRGLKAIEKQFSPEFRNRLTAIIEFSSLDEGTVSKVVRKQLELLETRLKEKSIQLHYGEEVLIWIAKKSYDPLFGARPVQRWIDSNISKKLSEEILFGELKNGGDVNLEIQNEELKLVFRSREK
- the clpS gene encoding ATP-dependent Clp protease adapter ClpS — translated: MSDLKTEEQVLTKEKLKLKKPAKYRVVILNDDYTPMEFVVWILRVVFYRTQVESEQIMLQAHTTGKALCGVYSHDVARTKVNETHMLAEEHGHPLHCQMEIEEGEES
- a CDS encoding GNAT family N-acetyltransferase; the protein is MPNKTQISRISSLNEISAEEWNLLGDPENPFSNHEFLYSLELSSCVGGRTSWHPEYWIAEDEKGIHSSLPFYHKYDSYGEYIFDHSWANFFSQNGLSYYPKGLVAYPFTPVNGKKILRRNNVSAEEALDLLLPPLLENAKAEGLSGIHFLFLEEEEAKALEKRGFATRITHQFHWKNRGYTGFENFLGDFRSKKRIQIKKERETIKESGIKILCKEDKEISEKDMDSIYTFYTETYSRKWGSPYLNRKFFKIILEKFSQNLVLFLAEKDGDTIGGTFNLKKGKKLYGRYWGSSSHYPFLHFECCYYAPIEYAIKNGFEIFEAGAQGEQKFLRGFPAVPTYSSHFIFHDQARNAIERFLESERMHMQEMIKETNLSSPLKDEALRGESEEQ
- a CDS encoding RNA polymerase sigma factor → MAEKQDIWQILSERMRMSQEGDSKEYELLLSKCREILNNHLSSKVRDKEDREDLIQDILIGIHKARATYRRDKPFAPWFFSIARYKTIDYIRRKGTRDRMVSTEMEGFAQEEKISIEDRWEVQQGLESWLNVLEPRQRKILTMAKLEGKSVREISETTGLSESNVKVIVHRSLEKLKRFFSESERTIEGSKTSKK
- a CDS encoding NrsF family protein, with the protein product MSNSESDKTKKLIQTLSSDLEKGSLNIYTLFLSCLGLVVLAVILGWTASNLTGRVNAFPGWGPEPILLLVWGIFSAYLFCKLAFPEETSSWIFWAAGVSLFAWIVLVLSRLFTEEVPTHIHLGLCPAIIMSTSILLGGGAWFLLKNTASSRPGLSGFLFLNLLLASSNLCLKFVCSVQDPSHILISHLAFTLVWIGVLYIPIRKKFSW
- a CDS encoding AAA domain-containing protein; translated protein: MEESYYSALRESLKKERKAELDKYKEEISSSDLNKRVQDGFTVFPLVFEDAELGADGNWKVLLKSTKSKNIPELFRPGTPVRIVKESEEYISVLLKAQEDSYLVYMEEVPDWVEEGKLALEILPDETSFKEWDRALEKVISAKKGSREKYFADLFSNQLEVSKPNFKPLPNLPDTLNDSQKRAVSAILQTEDFILVHGPPGTGKTKTIVEAIRLLASDGKRILASAPTNSASDLLVESLEKLKVPVLRIGHPARMHPDIIQNSLEMKLNHSPEAKLIERDRKEVQELLKKARKYKRSFGKQEAEERRSLYKEADALRKSIKERQKVLIRYLLESHPVIVCTHTGASSYQLHNLDFDYAILDEGSQAIEPSSWIPILKAERFVIAGDPFQLPPTVISEDPLLKVSLMERLLPVFQDKERIFLLDTQYRMTDPIQTFPNRKFYGDRLKSGLEQNLREKIPFDSGEPFGSSLVFLDSSGTDSAEENSEGSLGNPWEAEFTVNIVKRILDSGWDPKNLILLSPYRYQRYLLKRKLEEIIPEHSSLLEVETVDSFQGRESDAVIFSLVRSNPEGQIGFLAETRRWNVGMTRAKKLLVMVGDGSTLGQNEFFKDLLETVELAGELRTAWEFLD
- a CDS encoding PLP-dependent cysteine synthase family protein, with product MFDEISRSIDEFGNSLLGALNTVQNTFGRELSVAKPIKENVLQMIGNTPLIRLNQIGSHIPNVEIYLKAEFCNPTGSVKDRTALSMVLAAERRGELKPGGSIFQAGYNTTAISLAWISTLRQYKFKVFLAPDTDQEKIKELKSYGALVEVVQLAKGNWDDSLLETAKAAKDKEKNSVILNEFKDMANTNAHFLFTGPEIWRDLAGNVDAFVAGGGSGGTLSGVGRYLKSKKPSLRVIMGVSKNSRFIRKMVQGDSGIRLPESFDPKVTDQYIGVDRDEALRYQSELYQKEGIFAGLTTGTTLASAIHYAESLPTREDQKTPSYKIVVLSPDRL